Proteins from a single region of Sylvia atricapilla isolate bSylAtr1 chromosome 7, bSylAtr1.pri, whole genome shotgun sequence:
- the INO80D gene encoding INO80 complex subunit D — protein sequence MYEGKHIHFSEVDNKPLCSYSPKLCKQRRLNGYAFCIRHVLEDKTAPFKQCEYVAKYNSQRCTNPIPKSEDRRYCNSHLQVLGFIPKKERKKKNDPIEEVKVRHQMDAMAFSLTVPTLALKMPNGLDGMSLSPPGARLPLHYLEAELEDPFAFNEEDDDLKKGATVKKKLQSKLAQNRQRQRETEILKVRQEHFSPIPAPLQQQPLQQQQHSHLPPSSASLKPTGLPQGIVCKSPQPLNTSLPMQGVAPTTHTIAQARQLSNKRPLPLLPPARAPVTDPPRTDRVLMKATAFSPHSSCMSRLQRLVKLCTRKQQLDTDLFPHLGLDWSEDSGEELEDSEQTSPYQVAWSIRESLGYERPESDDDNADDRSSRVTRLCTYFQQKYKHLCRLERAESRQKKCRHTLRKALLQAASREPERAGQLLQELRRATCACTSTSQARQRDAEPTTCSGTSKGEQCTNKALPFTRHCFQHILLNRSQQLFSSCTAKFADGQQCSVPVFDITHQTPLCEEHAKKMDNFLRGDSSRKVQHQQQRKPRKKTKPPALTKKHKKKRRRGPRRPQKPIPPAVPQGNLTMPATVSLPVEIPHIRSPSTPELSADELPDDIANEITDIPHDLELNQEDFSDVLPRLPDDLQDFDFFEGKNGDLLPTTEEAEELERALQAVTSLECLSTIGVLTQTDGVPVQELSDRAIGVFSTGAGAPGMQSLSREVNTDLGELLNGRIVHDNFSGLELDENLLRSATLSNPPTPLAGQIQGQFSAPANVGLTSATLISQSGLGERAFPGQFHGLHDGSHASQRPHPAQLLSKADDLITSRQQYSSDHSHSSPHGSHYDSEHVPSPYSDHITSPHTTSFSGDNLAATFSAEMPMMAQHLLPTQLDVPLSGVVNPRTHWGNLPVNLGDPSPFSNLLGADGHLLSTSLSTPPTTSHSETTQPAFATVTPNSSSVLPGLPQTSFSGMGPASAELMGSTSPKQQLPQFSAAFGHQLSSHSGIPKDLQPSHSSIAPPTGFAVTGATATSTNNASAPFTTSN from the exons GTACTGCAACAGCCACCTGCAGGTACTTGGCTTTATACccaaaaaggagaggaagaaaaagaatgatCCCATAGAGGAGGTAAAGGTCAGGCATCAGATGGATGCTATGGCCTTCAGTCTGACAGTGCCCACCCTGGCCTTGAAGATGCCCAACGGACTGGATGGGATGTCCCTCTCCCCTCCAGGGGCAAGGCTTCCTCTCCACTACCTGGAGGCAGAATTAGAAGACCCCTTTGCTTTCAATGAGGAGGATGATGACCTAAAGAAGGGGGcaacagtgaagaaaaagttGCAGAGCAAGTTGGCTCAAAACCGGCAGCgccagagagagacagagattttaaaagttCGCCAAGAGCACTTTAGCCCCATTCCTGCacctttgcagcagcagcctctgcagcagcagcagcactcccaTCTGCCACCTTCATCAGCTTCGTTAAAGCCGACAGGGCTACCGCAGGGCATAGTCTGCAAGTCACCTCAACCTCTGAACACCAGCCTACCAATGCAGGGAGTGGCACCCACCACACACACTATAGCACAAGCACGGCAGTTGTCTAACAAGAGAcctctgcccctcctgccaCCCGCCAGGGCTCCTGTCACGGACCCACCAAGGACTGACCGGGTCCTCATGAAAGCCACAGCCTTCTCTCCACACTCGTCCTGCATGAGCCGGCTCCAGAGACTGGTGAAACTGTGCACTCGAAAACAGCAGCTGGACACTGATCTGTTTCCTCACTTAG GGCTGGATTGGTCTGAAGACAGTGGAGAAGAGTTGGAGGATTCAGAGCAAACCTCCCCTTACCAGGTTGCGTGGTCTATCCGAGAAAGCCTCGGCTATGAGAGACCTGA GTCCGATGATGACAATGCAGATGACAGGAGTTCCAGGGTGACCAGACTTTGCACTTACTTTCAGCAGAAATACAAGCACCTCTGCCGCCTGGAGCGGGCAGAATCTCGCCAGAAGAAATGCCGGCACACGCTCCGGAAAGCCTTGCTGCAGGCGGCCAGCAGAGAGCCGGAGCGCGCGGGGCAGCTCCTACAGGAACTCCGGAGGGCTACCTGTGCTTGTACCAG CACAAGCCAAGCAAGGCAGAGAGATGCAGAACCGACAACCTGCAGTGGAACTTCGAAGGGAGAGCAGTGCACTAACAAGGCCCTTCCATTCACCAGGCACTGTTTTCAGC ATATCTTATTGAACCGTTCTCAGCAGCTCTTCTCGAGTTGCACAGCCAAGTTTGCAGATGGTCAACAGTGCTCTGTGCCAGTTTTTGACATTACACATCAGACACCTCTGTGTGAAGAACATGCCAAAAAAATG GATAATTTCTTGAGAGGGGACAGCTCCCGTAAAgttcagcaccagcagcagaggaaacccaggaaaaaaacgAAGCCACCTGCACTTACCAAAAAACACAAGAAGAAGAGAAGGCGAGGCCCACGCCGGCCCCAGAAACCcattcctcctgcagtgccccaAGGGAACCTCACCATGCCTGCCACTGTCTCACTGCCAGTAGAGATACCCCACATTCG GAGCCCCTCCACACCAGAGCTCAGTGCCGATGAGCTGCCTGATGATATCGCCAATGAAATCACAGACATTCCACATGACTTGGAATTGAATCAGGAGGACTTCTCTGATGTCCTGCCACGGCTGCCCGATGACTTGCAagattttgatttctttgaaG GTAAAAATGGAGATCTTCTTCCGACCACAGAAGAGGCTGAAGAACTGGAACGGGCCCTACAGGCTGTAACTTCTCTTGAGTGCCTGAGTACCATTGGAGTACTTACACAGACAGATGGTGTGCCAGTTCAGGAGCTGTCAGATAGAGCGATAGGGGTGTTCTCTACAGgtgctggagctccaggaaTGCAGTCCTTGAGTCGAGAGGTTAACACGGATCTGGGGGAGCTGTTGAATGGGCGTATAGTACATGATAATTTCTCCGGTCTGGAGCTGGATGAGAACTTGCTCCGTTCTGCTACCTTGTCCAACCCACCTACgcccctggcagggcagatCCAGGGGCAGTTCTCAGCCCCAGCCAACGTTGGCCTTACTTCTGCCACTCTGATAAGCCAGAGTGGCCTTGGGGAGAGAGCCTTCCCGGGACAGTTTCATGGACTTCATGATGGCAGCCATGCCTCCCAGAGGCcccaccctgcccagctgctgagcAAGGCAGATGACCTGATCACCTCACGACAGCAATACAGCAGTGACCATTCACACTCCTCACCCCATGGAAGCCATTATGATAGTGAGCATGTGCCGTCTCCCTACAGTGACCATATCACATCCCCTCACACCACATCCTTCTCTGGTGATAACTTGGCAGCTACCTTCTCAGCAGAGATGCCCATGATGGCACAGCACTTGCTCCCAACTCAGCTGGATGTGCCACTTAGCGGGGTGGTCAACCCCAGAACTCACTGGGGAAATCTTCCTGTCAATCTTGGGGACCCCTCTCCGTTTAGCAACCTTCTTGGTGCAGATGGACACCTCCTGTCCACCTCCCTGTCCACACCACCTACCACCTCGCACTCAGAGACCACACAGCCTGCCTTCGCCACTGTGACCCCCAACAGCTCCAGTGTGCTTCCGGGGTTACCGCAGACCAGTTTCAGTGGCATGGGTCCTGCCTCCGCTGAACTCATGGGCTCCACCTCCCCTAAACAACAGCTCCCTCAGTTCAGCGCAGCCTTTGGGCACCAGCTGAGCTCCCACAGTGGCATTCCCAAGGAcctgcagcccagccacagctccatAGCTCCTCCCACGGGCT